A genomic region of Barnesiella viscericola DSM 18177 contains the following coding sequences:
- the xseB gene encoding exodeoxyribonuclease VII small subunit: MAKKTEISYAQAITELESIVTKLQNNEYEIDELQKCTARSLELLKFCKSKLFETDEALQKILNELND, from the coding sequence ATGGCCAAGAAAACCGAAATCTCCTATGCCCAGGCGATAACCGAGTTGGAATCGATTGTCACCAAGCTGCAAAACAACGAATACGAAATCGACGAGCTGCAAAAATGTACCGCCCGTTCGCTCGAACTGCTCAAATTCTGCAAGTCGAAGCTCTTCGAGACCGACGAAGCCTTGCAGAAAATCCTGAACGAACTGAACGATTAG
- the xseA gene encoding exodeoxyribonuclease VII large subunit — translation MSAGRKEFSLLELNARVRDALQEALPERYWVRAEVSEARIHPSGHCYLELIEKEESTGRTVAKARATIWATTFRLLRPWFEQSTGQLFTSGIKILVLVSPVFHELYGYSLTIHDIDPTYTLGDAARRRAAILQQLRDEGVADMNKELVWPPLPQRFAIISSPSAAGYGDFMNQLQNNPYGYRVYTALFPASMQGEQTERSIIEALDRIACHEELFDGVVIIRGGGATSDLNSFDSYPLAANVAQFPLPVITGIGHERDDTVIDLVANTRVKTPTAAAEWIIARLHEADLHVAGLSLSISEAVRDRLQREKQTLQRTTSALPMLVERRILNERHKSELWLEHIKHALRSRLDAERSRLDQLANTVELVSPQSLLQRGYSLTLHQGCVVKSVTNLAPGETIETLLADGSVVSRVETTQSSKTK, via the coding sequence ATGAGTGCCGGACGAAAAGAATTTTCACTGCTCGAACTGAACGCCCGCGTGCGCGACGCCTTACAGGAGGCTCTACCCGAACGTTACTGGGTGCGGGCCGAAGTCAGCGAGGCCCGCATACACCCCTCGGGCCACTGCTACCTCGAACTCATTGAAAAGGAGGAGTCTACGGGGCGTACCGTAGCCAAAGCCCGGGCCACGATATGGGCCACTACGTTCAGGCTGTTGCGCCCCTGGTTCGAGCAATCGACCGGACAGCTCTTCACCTCGGGCATCAAGATTCTCGTTCTGGTCTCGCCCGTCTTCCACGAGCTGTACGGGTATAGCCTCACCATTCACGACATCGACCCCACCTACACCCTGGGCGATGCTGCCCGCCGCAGAGCAGCCATCTTGCAGCAGCTGCGCGACGAAGGGGTGGCCGACATGAACAAGGAGCTCGTGTGGCCACCGTTGCCGCAACGGTTTGCCATCATCTCCTCCCCCTCGGCCGCCGGGTATGGCGACTTCATGAACCAGCTGCAAAACAATCCCTACGGCTACCGCGTCTACACGGCACTCTTCCCGGCCTCGATGCAGGGCGAGCAGACCGAACGCTCCATCATCGAGGCTCTCGACCGCATTGCCTGCCACGAGGAGTTGTTCGACGGCGTGGTCATCATTCGGGGTGGAGGCGCCACCTCCGACCTCAACAGTTTCGACAGCTACCCGCTGGCCGCCAACGTGGCCCAGTTCCCCCTGCCCGTCATCACCGGCATCGGTCACGAGCGCGACGACACCGTCATCGACCTGGTGGCCAATACCCGGGTCAAGACCCCGACGGCCGCCGCCGAGTGGATTATCGCCCGCCTGCACGAAGCCGACCTACACGTGGCCGGGCTCTCCCTCTCGATAAGCGAGGCGGTGCGCGACCGGCTGCAACGCGAGAAACAGACATTGCAACGCACCACCTCGGCCCTGCCGATGCTGGTCGAGCGACGCATTCTGAACGAACGGCACAAATCCGAGCTGTGGCTCGAACATATAAAACATGCCCTGCGCTCCCGACTCGACGCCGAGCGCTCCCGACTCGACCAACTGGCAAACACCGTCGAGCTGGTCTCACCCCAGTCGCTACTGCAACGGGGGTATAGCCTCACCCTGCATCAAGGATGTGTCGTCAAGAGCGTGACCAATCTCGCCCCCGGCGAGACCATAGAGACCCTGCTGGCTGACGGTTCGGTCGTCAGCCGGGTCGAAACCACCCAATCCTCGAAAACCAAATAG